In Hippoglossus hippoglossus isolate fHipHip1 chromosome 19, fHipHip1.pri, whole genome shotgun sequence, the DNA window tgtgtgtgtgtgtgtgtgttatgatgAATCAGTGTccggacagagagagggaaggcaAAGGGAGGAAAAGTTTTTTGTTAGTGAGTTAGAATTAGTCGGAGAAAAAAACACTACGTACAAAACAGATTTTGAGGGAATAGTGAGGGAAAGGTGAAGCCAAACAGGCCTAatcagagacaaagaaagagagaagagctCATCAGTTTGTGGACTCTGGTCACATTTAAGTGTTAAGAGGCCAAAACATAAACCAATTACATGTCAATACAGAAAATAATGCACTTTTGTAGTACGGAATCTACAGAATAAATGCAAAAGTCATGAAGTAAAGTAAGTAAGTGATCAAAAAACTCTGTCTTACTGGTTTGGTGACAGCAGTGAGAGACTCCATCTCAGCATGTGTCATCCATATATTACTGGTCGACtgtaaagacaggaaacacacacatctctctcaaATCCTGTGTACATGTACTTTGCATGCTGGTGTTCAGATTTACATtaaacttttagtttttttcactgAGGCTTACAGAGCGAGTGCTTGCTGGTGCAGACGGACTGGTGAGGGAGACCATCTCCTGGATGGCCAGGCGGAGTTTCAGCCTGTGCAGCGGGTTGCTGATGCCAATCTCCCTCTGGATCTCCGTGTCCGAGAGGTTGGCCATGATGGCGCCGCTCTTCACGTTGGCGCGGCACGCTGCCACGTACCACGCGGGCATCCCGACCCACAGCTGGGTAAACAGAGGGAAGACGTTTAAATGTCGCCCTCATCCGACCGGACTCATCGATCTGAGCTGAATTGATCAGTTTAAACGGGACAGTTTGCCTTGACGTACCTCGAGCCATGTAACAACAGTGGGGCCGTCCCACGAGGCGAAAGGCAGACCCTGACGACAGGCCTCCTCCAACAGGTCGTGCCTGGCAAGACGGGTGGAAACACAGGTTTGACAGAGATTAATTTCTTCCTATCTCTTCTTACCACTGTGTCCTTTTATAAATAGATAATCCCACTGAACTTGTGATACCATGATATGTGTGCCTTGCAGCACCACCAGGGCACGATTAATAAATATCTCCACCTCAGGCCTGCTTAATATACTGCTGTGCAAATAGAGAGAGCCTATAGTTGGGGTTCAGAGATCTCTATTTAACACGAGAAGTGTGTGGGCTCACTTCTTTTTGCTACGGCGGTCTTTTTCCACTGTTCCAGTCCCAAGTTTGGCCAGACCCAGAGGGTCCGCAGAGCCCAGGTCATCAGACGGAGTGGAGGCTGAAAGAATTCAGAGGTTAAATgggatgttttgttttgccaTGATGACAATTTCTGCATTAGACGACAAAACTGGTTTCTGTGAATGGGTCCAATCGGTTATCTAACCCAGTGAGGAAGACTCGCGCCCAGGTGCACCGATCCTCCCCTTTTCCTTTTTGCCAAAGAGGCGGCCGATTGACGACttaatgcttttctttttgctggCTTTGTGGAGGGAATCCTGGCTAGCAGTGATGGCGCCATCGGCAGAGAGACTAGacgaacagagagagagaagaaaaacgaATGAACGAATGAACCGCAAAAAGATGCTAAgctaatttattattaatattgagcGTACCTGCGGAATTCACGGTGGTCGTCGAGGCCGGCCCctgggtgagtgtgtgtcattCGGTCCAATCGTAGGGCGcgaggaacaggaggaggggTCGAGTCAATCAGGGCAAGTGCTCTGCATTCTTCACCATCTTTGCTATTCTGCAGGGTGGAATAAAGTTCAGTAGATTTACACAGCGTTCTTCAGATTGACCTCATTTAAAGAGAATCTGAAGCTTGTAGCTCAACTTTTGATAAAGTacctgtctgtccgtctccctGGCGGGGGAGTGCGGCAGGCGGGGGGTGGAATGTCCAGAACTGGGCGGTGAGGGAGACGCCAACgtggaggaggtgatggagggtgTCATGTAGCCCCGCCCAATGCTGTCCCGTCCTCCCAGTGAGGAGGGCGGAAGGGGAGCGTCGAGGGCCACGCTGCTGACCCGGCTCTCGATCTCCTCGGCCCGCAGCTCCgtgctctccttctcctcctgaatCAGCCTGAGAGACGAGGAGAAAGAAGACCACTAAGGGTGATTCTGCACGACCAAACATTTCTGTAAGTTCTGTGGGTGAGACGAACACAGAAAAACTAACTTGATCTCCTTGTTAATGGCCTCCAATTGTTCCTGTAGCATGATGGCCAAGGTCTGTACATCCGTCTGTCCGCTGGGAGAGAGAAGCTCCGATCCAAACAGAGTCTCTCTGTCGTCCTCGTCATCGGAgcagcctccgtccacaccgCCGTCATACCCAGGACCCAGCATAGTCCCGCTGTCCCAGTCTCCGtactggaaacagagggaaaatgGTGGGAAAGATGCAGGACATGAAGTCATCTTAGTAGAAAAATTCAATATTATCATCACAGTCATCAACATTATCTCAGCTTGAGCTCAGCACCTTGTTACTATCGTCTCTAGACTGCCCCCAGCGGCCGCGGTGCGACCGCCTGACCACCACCCCACTATTGGAGTTGCTGTAGCCGGCCGGGAGCGAGCCGCCGCCCTGGGGGTACCGCAGCTCTGAGGCGCTCCCTGGGAGAGATCTTCGAAACAGGGTGGAGGGAAGTGAGCTCACGCTGCCCGCCCTACGGTGAGAAGATCCACAATTCAACTGTTATATCACCACACGTGAAAGAGACAATGTCCCAAATTCCAGGGAGAACAAATGACAACAAACACGTCTCTCTGGAAAGCAAAGCAAATTAAATCAGTTGCATCCATATGAATAAGATGTGTACacattatttgcatttttacCAGCCAGAACAATACCCTCTAGGTGCAGTATCAACAATGAGTTTCCAAAATAGATTTTAGTGCAAGTACATTACAGCTACACATAAATGGGCTCCGGCGGTGCAGTGTGCATAAAGTATTGTATTCCTGggaagattttgtttttatttggtcATTCACAAACCGTAGGACGTACTGTAGCGTTAAAAATAAATCCCCTTAAAGGTTCACTGTGGCTAACCTGGAATAAGAGCCAGGCCGGCCTCTCAGCTGATCCAGCTCCAGTTGGATCCGCTCCAGCTCCGCAAGCAGCGTCTCCTAAAATACAGAAGAGAAAGGCTGTGAGGGGAAAGTTCAACAAAACTGGAGGTGCTGTAACCCCTGTGAGAATAAGTTTAAAAAGGGGAATGAATACCTTATTAGCGATAAGATCATCTTGGATTTTCTTCATATTGGACAGTTCCTCTGAAAGAGCGTTCtagcagagcagaggaaaatAGTGTTATTCTCCACTTTGGTGCTAAATATACTGCACGAGCGGTTCGTCTGCTCCGTACCTTCTCCTCTAGTGCTGCCATCCTCTCTTTGAGGTGGAGCTGCAGTCTCTCGTTGGACTCAGACAGAAGCTTGTCCACCGTGTCCGAAAGACGTTTGTTGTGTTCGTCGttcatcttctccctctgcctcgCCTGAAATGAAGCAAGGCCACAAGACAGGTGCTCAAAGGTCTCAAAGAGATCAAGTTTTAATTTCACGAATAAAGAGGATGGAGTAATGTGGAGCGACGATAAATGACGATACCCTCTGTAGTTCTTGGTTCTTCTCTTCGAGTTGAGCCTCCATTTGCCGTAGCCGTTCCTCAAAGTTTCCGTGGCGCTCCTCTGCCTACGTGAAAGGGAACAAAATCATATTTACAAATGCTACAAAGGTGTAGTCTAAGAATTATGGATGCAAATTAAAGCTTAGAGGACGCCTGTTACTCTGAGTCAAAGTACCTTGTTGAGAGCGGCTACTCTTTGGG includes these proteins:
- the LOC117753329 gene encoding liprin-alpha-3-like isoform X5 — its product is MMMCEVMPTISEDGRSGTGGGPSSPAGAGVGGTGGATAGAGFSGREPRGGGDEGGSTGNLESLMVNMLTERERLLENLRETQDCLGTAQLRLRELGHEKESLQRQLSIALPQEFAVLTKELNVCREHLLEREEEISELKAERNNTRLLLEHLECLVSRHERSLRMTVVKRQAQSPAGVSSEVEVLKALKSLFEHHKALDEKVRERLRVALERVSLLEDQLATSSQEVISLKDQIKRRQQGVDGGKDVREGFRLPNGPSSGPEESDLERQREGEIERQRSELSQLRERLALMCRQVGEIEEQLAAARREVTKSEEANQKLQREVKEALCQREDMEERITTLERRYLSAQREATSLHDIKDKLENELASKESLHRQSEEKNRQLQERLDEAKQKLQQTLQRAETLPEIEAQLAQRVAALNKAEERHGNFEERLRQMEAQLEEKNQELQRARQREKMNDEHNKRLSDTVDKLLSESNERLQLHLKERMAALEEKNALSEELSNMKKIQDDLIANKETLLAELERIQLELDQLRGRPGSYSRAGSVSSLPSTLFRRSLPGSASELRYPQGGGSLPAGYSNSNSGVVVRRSHRGRWGQSRDDSNKYGDWDSGTMLGPGYDGGVDGGCSDDEDDRETLFGSELLSPSGQTDVQTLAIMLQEQLEAINKEIKLIQEEKESTELRAEEIESRVSSVALDAPLPPSSLGGRDSIGRGYMTPSITSSTLASPSPPSSGHSTPRLPHSPARETDRQNSKDGEECRALALIDSTPPPVPRALRLDRMTHTHPGAGLDDHREFRSLSADGAITASQDSLHKASKKKSIKSSIGRLFGKKEKGRIGAPGRESSSLASTPSDDLGSADPLGLAKLGTGTVEKDRRSKKKHDLLEEACRQGLPFASWDGPTVVTWLELWVGMPAWYVAACRANVKSGAIMANLSDTEIQREIGISNPLHRLKLRLAIQEMVSLTSPSAPASTRSSTSNIWMTHAEMESLTAVTKPACLASPFPHYSLKICFVRSVFFSD